A region of the Conyzicola lurida genome:
CCCGCGCCGACCGCCTCGGTCTGCCACCGCGCTACATCCTGACCACGGGCGGCCTCGAGACCCAGAGCGGCGTCGAATACCTGCTCGCGGCGCTCGCCCTGCCCGGCAGCACCGAGCTCCCCGTCGTCGTCATCGGACCCGACGACATCGGCGGCCTGCCGGTCTCCGAGGCGGCCGCCGCCGCCGGACTCCCCGAGGGTCGCGTGACGGTGCTCGGCGAGCTCTCCGACGGCGATCTCTCGGTCGTGCTCGACCGCGCCGCCGTGCTGGTCTACCCGAGCCTGACCGAGGGCTTCGGACTCGGCATCCTCGAGGCCTTTCATTTCGCCACACCGGTGGTGCACTCGGATACCGCGGCTCTCGCCGAGCTCGCGGCCGACGCCGGCCTGTCCGTGGCCGTGGGCGATCTCGACGGCTACCCGTCGCGCCTGGCCCAGGCAGTCGGCTCCGTGGTCGACGACCCCGAGTACGCGGCCCGCCTCGGCACCTACGGCCAGGACCGCGCCGGGCTGTTCAGCTGGCGCTCGTCGGCCGAGAACGTCTGGCAGTTGCACGCCGACCTGTAATCCCGGGCGGGTTGGGCTTGCGCGGTGGAGCTAGCGATCACGCGACCCCAGCGCCGAGGGAGCCTGCGACCGAGGTCAGGTTACTTCTCTGCCGTCGGCGCCAACGACTTCGCCACGAGGTCGTGGATGGCGTCGAAATCGGGCCGCTCGACCACCACGCCGTTCGCGGGGATCAGCTCGACCGACGCGATCGGCAGCGCCCGCGTTTTACTCGCGAGGTCGACGAAGTATCCGAGCGCCGCCTGGGGCAGGTCGCTCTTCACCACCTGCGATCCGGCCTTGGCGACCGCCTGGAACTTGGTGAGCACGTTCGAGGGCTCGAACTGCGCGAGCACCGCCTCCTGCACGGCCCGCTGGCGCACCATGCGGTCGTAGTCGGTCATGTTGTAGCGGGTGCGCGCGTACCAGAGGGCGGTGGTGCCGTCCATGTGCTGCTCGCCCGCCTCGATCGTGCCGACGACCGGGCCGCCGTTGATGCCGATGGGGAGCTCCTCGGCCACGTCGATCGTGATGCCGCCGAGGGCGTCGATGAGGTCGCTGAAGCCCTGCATGTCGATGAGCACGTAGTACTGCAGCGTGATGCCGAGTGTGCCCTCGACCGCGTCACGCATCGCCTCGACGCCGGCGTTGCTGCCCTCGGCCTCGGCGTCGGGGTACAGGTCGGGGTGCTCGGAACCGTAGGTGTACAGGTAGCTGATGAGGCACTGGTCGCCGCAGTCGTAACCGTCGGGGAACGGCTCGTAGAGCGGGGAGCCCTCGGAGAACGGCACGCGTTCGAGGTTGCGTGGGATGCCGATCATGGTCGCCTTGCCCGTCGACTCCTCGACGCTCACCACCGAGATGCTGTCGGGGCGCAGACCGAGGCGGTCGGCGCCCGCGTCGCCGCCGAGCAGCAGGATGTTGTAGCGGCCGTCGATCGCTCCCGCGGCCTGGCCGCCCGCGAAGATCGCGCTGATCGCGTCGCGGGTCGAACCGGCGACGACGACGCCGTAGTTCGCGGTCGAGCCGAGCACCACGAGCACGAGCGCGGCGAGGGCCGCGACCAGCCAGCGCGCGGTCGGCCCCACCCGCACGAGACGCGCGAGCCGCAGCGTGTCGACGGTGAGCACGAGCCAGAGCACGAAGTAGAAGACGAGAAGCACCTGCACGACGGTGAGCGCGACGATGTTCGTGGCGATCGAATAGACGAGGGTGCGGGCGACGAGGAACAGCACGAGGGTCACGAGCGCGAGGATCCAGAGCACGAACGTCGCGACGATGCCGACGCGGCCGAGCTTGCGGTTGCCGGCGAGCACCTGGGCGGAGCCGGGCAGCAGGATATTGAGCACCACGAGCCACCAGGCCCGGGTGGTCATGGTGGTGCGTGAACTGGTGTCCGGGAACCGGACAGGGTTGGCGATCGTCACAGCTTCGAAGCGAGCGCCGCGTTTTTATCGGCCACGAGTCGCTCGAGGCTCAGGGCGAACGCGGCGAGTCTGTCGGCGAGTTCGTCGTCGGACGCGGAGAGGATGCGGGCGGCCAGCAGTCCGGCGTTGCGCGCGCCGCCGATAGAGACCGTGGCGACGGGAACTCCGGCGGGCATCTGCACGATGGAGAGCAGGGAGTCGAGGCCGTCGAGTTTCGCGAGGGCGACGGGCACGCCGATGACGGGCAGCGTGGTGACGGCGGCCAGCATGCCGGGCAGATGGGCGGCGCCGCCGGCGCCGGCGATGATGACCTTGAGCCCGCGGTCACGCGCGGTGCGGCCGAACTCGATCATGCGCTCGGGCGTGCGGTGCGCCGACACGATCTCGACCTCGTGCTCGATGCCGAATTCGGCGAGGGCGGCAGCGGCGTCCGCCATGATGGTCCAGTCGGAATCTGAACCCATAACGACGGCTACGAGGGGAGTTGGCACGCGTTCAATCGTAAGGGTCAATTCTCGAAGAATGCCGCTGCGGCGCGCGCGCGGTAGACGACATCGTCGAGGTCGTCTCCGCCCGCGTTGACGTGTCCGACCTTGCGTCCCGGGCGGGGCTGCTTGTCGTAGAAGTGGAACTTCACCGTCGGCTGGTCGGCGAAGGCCGCGTCGTACCGGTCGGAGATGGCGTCGCTGGTCGGTCCGCCGAGCACGTTGACCATCACGCTCCACTCGTCGCGGCAGCCCGTCGCGCCCAGCGGCAGGTCGAGCACGGCCCGCAGGTGCTGCTCGAACTGGCTCGTGGTGGCCCCGTCGAGGGTCCAGTGGCCGGTGTTGTGCG
Encoded here:
- the purE gene encoding 5-(carboxyamino)imidazole ribonucleotide mutase — translated: MGSDSDWTIMADAAAALAEFGIEHEVEIVSAHRTPERMIEFGRTARDRGLKVIIAGAGGAAHLPGMLAAVTTLPVIGVPVALAKLDGLDSLLSIVQMPAGVPVATVSIGGARNAGLLAARILSASDDELADRLAAFALSLERLVADKNAALASKL
- a CDS encoding LCP family protein; translated protein: MTTRAWWLVVLNILLPGSAQVLAGNRKLGRVGIVATFVLWILALVTLVLFLVARTLVYSIATNIVALTVVQVLLVFYFVLWLVLTVDTLRLARLVRVGPTARWLVAALAALVLVVLGSTANYGVVVAGSTRDAISAIFAGGQAAGAIDGRYNILLLGGDAGADRLGLRPDSISVVSVEESTGKATMIGIPRNLERVPFSEGSPLYEPFPDGYDCGDQCLISYLYTYGSEHPDLYPDAEAEGSNAGVEAMRDAVEGTLGITLQYYVLIDMQGFSDLIDALGGITIDVAEELPIGINGGPVVGTIEAGEQHMDGTTALWYARTRYNMTDYDRMVRQRAVQEAVLAQFEPSNVLTKFQAVAKAGSQVVKSDLPQAALGYFVDLASKTRALPIASVELIPANGVVVERPDFDAIHDLVAKSLAPTAEK